TTTTTTCAAGCATTTGCTTTTTGCGCATGCTTTTTTATCGTTTCAATAGTCTATGGACAAAAGCCGGTTAGATTGGCGAAGTTCAAGGGGATGCAAGTAACGGGAATAACCGTGTCCAGCTCGGGAAGAATATTTGCAAATTTTCCAAGATGGAGAAAAGATGTTCCTGTGTCAGTGGTAGAAGTAAGCCCTATTGATGGATCTTATAGCGACTATCCGGATACGGATTTTAATCGCTGGAAGATTGGAGACAAGCCGGAAGATATCTTCATGGCGGTGCAGTCTGTCATTGCTCATGAGAATAATTTATATGTGCTAGACACAAGAAATCCTTTGTTTGAGGGTGTTGTTGACGCTCCTCGGATATTTGTATTTGACTTGAGAGACAACCAATTGATAAAAACTTATAAATTAAGCGAAGGTGTTTTTCACAAGGATTCGTATATAAATGATTTGAGAGTGGATAACGAGCTTGGCAAGATTTACATGACCGATTCGGGGCATGCGGGATTAGTGATTCTTGATATGAAGTCTGGAAAAAACTTCAGGGTTTTGGATAATCATTATTCAACCAAAGCAGAAGCCAATTTTCTTACTATTGACGGAAAAAAATGGAAAAATACTGTTCATTCGGATGGAATTGCTTTGGATGAAAAGAAAGGAAAGCTATACTACCATAGTTTGACAGGGTACAGCTTGTATGCGGTGGATACCGAATCGCTAGCGGAGAATTCTCCAGCATTGGGGGAGAAAGTGGAATTGGTGAGCAAAACCCCAGCGCCTGACGGGATGATATTCGATAAAAAGGGCAATCTATATTTTGCGGATTTAGAACATCATAGCATTAAGTATTTGACTCCGAGAGGAAAAATAAAGACTTTGTATAAAGGCAAAAAAGTTAGGTGGGCGGATACTTTTAGTATTTTTGAAGATTATTTATACTATACCAACTCAAGAATTCACGAAGCCGACGGCGATATTTCCGACATGTATTTTTCAATTTATAAAATCAAGCTGCCATAATTTTTATTATTTTTCTTTGTTGGCTTTAGTAAGCAAAAGCATGCCTCAAGCATAGAGTTTCAGTAAAAACCATTCATGTAATCAGCTTGTAAACCATTCAGAAACCTTCTTGAAAGAGCTTCAGGGCGGTTTTTTATTTTTTTTAAAAGATCGATAATAATATAATAAATGTCTTCGTTCCACCAGTAGAAAAAATGATATTCTGTTTGGAAAAGACTATTAAAATAAGATGGATCAATAGGCTCATAGCGATTATGATGAGCATCCACATATTCAACGTAAGTGTGAATGTGGACGACCACTTATTGCCTATGACTCAGCAAAGGGTCGAATCCAATCAGATTGAGAGTTTTGTCGAATTGGCGGGTAGAATATTGGATGTGAATTACATGATTCCTGATTTGCCTTTTGGACAAGATGAGAACAAATTCTTTAGCGGCATAGTATTATTCAGCTGCGATGTCCCCAAGTTTGAATTGAACATCAACAATTGTACATATATAGACAAGTCGTTTTCGGCATTTTTCAAATACGCCGAGTACCAAACTCCAATCAAGGAGATTATTCCTCCTCCACCTAAATGTATTTCATAATAGGGCTTTCTTCATGCTAAGCGGTTTTGGACTTTGTATAAGTCAAAATGGCTGTAATAAGAAATAGCTCATCTTTTTAGTGGCATGTATCGCTGTTGCGTAGGCTTTCGATGATTATAAGGTAAGTCTTCAAGGCTTGGCATGCCCGCTCATTGATTCAATTTTTATTTAATTATTCTAATTATGAAATACATAATGACAGCTGTTATGTGGCTGGGCATTCATGCTATGGTTATTGCCGAAGAACGCATGACATTGTCTTTGCCACAGGCTGAAAAAATATTCTTAGAGCAAAATCTTGACCTTATCGCCAGAGAATTTGACATTTCTATTGCCGATGCGGAGATTTTGCAGGCTAAGCTTTGGCCAAATCCCGAGTTGAGATTGGAGTTCGCCGCTTATGATTTGGAAGACAAGAAGTTCTTCCAAACTGGTGACAGAGCCCAACGAATGGTGGAACTTATGCAAACAGTGAAGCTAGGCGGCAAGATTAAGAAAAATGTCGCAGTGAAAGAGGTGGAAAAAGAAATCGCGCAAGTGGAGTTTTACGACTTCATGAGAGAGTTGAAAAATATTCTCAGGGTTACATTCGCCCAATCATATTTTCAAAGCCAGATGGTGGGTATTTATGAAGAAGGAATTTCTCCTCTAAGCAATTTGATACAGAGCTATAAAGATGAGTATAACAAAGGCAATATTTCCAAAGCCGAATTGACGAGGTTAAGGTTTTTGCTTACGAGCCTTCAAAAAGAGCAACTGGACTTAAAGAACGAGCTCGTTGAGCAAAATTCAGAGTTAAAGTTATTGCTTAATTTAAATCCAAACGTGGATTTGGAGCTTGTTTTTGACGAAGAAAGATATGGTTTGAATCTGCTGGAAACTATCAATCAGGAGGATTATGTAGCTCAAGCTTTTGAAAATAGGTTTGATTATAAAGCCACTGAGCTGGAAAAGAAACTGGCAGGAGCTATTATAAAAGCCGAAAAAGCGGAAGCTATTCCTGATTTGGAGATTGGGATGCTTTACGACAGGAGAGGTTCTTTCCAAGCGGATTATTTTGGACTTCAGATGAATATTGACTTGCCGATATTTGATAGAAACCAAGGGAATATAGCCGCCGCGAAGATGCTATATGAGCAAAAGCAGGTAGAGTTGGAAGCTAGTGGCAAAAGAATTGAAAGCGAAACGCTTCAAGCTTATCAAATCTTGAAAAACAACGAGCAGTTGTATTTTGAGCTGGATAAAGAGCTTGGAGAAGATGCAAGTCTTGTGATGCAAGGCATTGTTGACAACTTCAAACTCAATCATTTGAGTTTATTGGAGTTCATAGACTTCTTTGAAAGCTATAAAGACAACTATGATCAATTTCTGCAAGTGAAATACGGTTTGTTTGACAGTATGCAGCAAGTGAACTATGCTACGGGCAAGGACTTTTTCACATTCTAACAACACTTAAACATTGATAAAAATGAAATCATTACAATATATATTATTGGCTGTAGCGGCTGTCATTTTAATGTCTTGCGGCGGAGAAAAAGAAGTTTCCAATGATGTCTCGCTTGACTTTTCCTCAAATGAGAAAGTGACGATAAGCCAAGCGATGGAAAAGAACTATAAGGAAGAACTATTCTTCAAAGGAAAAATCGAGGCACTGCCGGCATTGAATTTTGAGATTCCTTCTACAGTAAGCGGCAAGGTGATCTGGAGCGATTTGAATATTGGAGACCCTGTTAAGAAAGGACAAAGACTAGCAAGCATTTACTCTTACGAGATGGCTGATTTTCAAAAAGAAATCAAAGCTTCAAAAGCCGTTTTGGAAAGAGAAAAAAGAGAGTTTACCGCTGCGGAGAGCATGCACGCAAGTGGTTTGATATCAGCGGCAGAGTTCGAAGCGGCTAAAGCGGAGTTTGTTGAGGCAAAGTCGGAATATGATAAAAATATGCAACAGGCAAGATTATATGGCGACAATGGCCAAGCGACATTTCATATTAACTCGCCTGTGGACGGTGTGATCGTAACAAAAAATATTCGCAAAGGGCAACGAGTAACAGAGTCTTTTGAAGAATCAGCTTTTGTAGTGGCGGATCTTTCTCAAGTAAGAGTGAAGCTTAATGTTTTTGAATCGGATATTCGAAAGATCAAGAAAGGGAGCCAAGTCATGCTAAGCACTTTGGCCGATTCAGAAACAGTGATTGTAGGATATATTGACAGAATCAGCAGTGTCTTGGATCCTGAGTCAAAAGTCATGAGCGCGTATTTGACTTTGGACAATCCCGATAGAAATCTCATACCGGAGATGTTTGTAATGGCTAAAGTGCAAGAGCTTGAAGGCAAGATGCTTACAGCGGTTCCTTCCAAGGCTGTGATTTTTGATCAAGACAAGAATTTCGTGGTGAAGACTGATGGAAAAGATTATGAAATCGCCGAAGTGAAGCTTAAAGGAGAGCAAAATTCGGAGTACTTTATAGAAGGTTTGGCCAGCGGAGAAGCGGTGGTTAGCGCGGAAGCATTGATGGTGTATACAGCGATCAAACAGGCCTCTTAGGATCTATTCGATTTAAATTCCAACCGTGAACGAAATTAGTTATGCATAAATTTGTAAAAAGCATTATAAGCTTCTCGTTGCAGAATAGGTTTTTTATATTCTTCATGACGGGAGTGCTGATCGTAGCTGGCCTTTTGAGTTTTAAGAATACTCCTATCGAGGCCTTTCCTGATGTGACCAATCCTAAGGTGGTGATTATTTCCCAGTGGCCTGGAAGAAGCGCCGAGGAGATAGAAAAGTTCATATCTATTCCGATAGAGATAGAGTTGAATTCCGTGCCGGGAAAAACCAATATTCGATCCATATCATTGTTTGGATTATCTGTCGTTACCGTGAGTTTTGGAGATGGCGTGGATGAGTTCAAGGCTCGGCAATTGGTGGCGAATAGGCTGATGAATGTGGATATGCCGGAAGACATTGTGGCAGAGATGCAGCCGTCTTATGGACCTACAGGAGAGATATTCAGATATACTTTGCAGTCGGATACCAAAACGGTAAGAGAGCTGAAAACATTGCAGGACTGGGTGATAGAGCGAAGATTGAGAGCTGTGCCGGGTATTGCCGATGTGGTGAGCTTTGGCGGCGAGGTGAAAACATATGAAGTCAGCGCGGACCCGGTAAAGATGGCTCAGTATGGGATTACTGCATTAGAGCTATATGAGGCTTTGGCGAACAGTAATATTAACGTAGGCGGCGATATTATTGAGAGAAACAATCAAGCCTATGTGGTGAGAGGAATGGGACTTTTGAATGATATTGAAGAAATAGAAAATGTCATCGTGGATAAGATTGACGATACGCCTATTTTGGTGAAAAATGTCGCAAAAGTATTCGAGAACCATATGCCAATGTTGGGTATTGTAGGCGTGAATGGCGAGGATAAAGTTGACAAATCCAATTTGGTGCAGGGTATTGTGGTGATGAGAAAAGGGGAAAACCCCGGTATCGTGATCGACAGGCTTAAAGATAAAATCGAACAATTGGAAAGAGATGTCCTGCCTGATGATGTGAAAATGGTTACATTTTATGATCGATCAAATCTAATCGAGTATACGACATCCACTGTTCTGAAAAATTTGTTTGAAGGGATTTTCTTCGTGATAATTTTCGTAATGCTCTTCATGGCGGATTGGCGAACGACATTCATGGTGAGTATCATAATTCCTTTATCCTTGCTATTTGCTCTGGTGTGTATGCGGATTCAAGGCATGTCCGCCAATTTACTGTCTTTAGGAGCTATAGATTTCGGAATTATCGTAGATGGAGCCGTGGTGATGGTCGAGGGGCTCTTTGTAGTGCTGGACCGAAAAGCCAAAAAGCTTGGCATGGATAAATACAACAAACTTTCCAAGCTAGGAATAATCAAGAAGTCAGGATCCATGCTTGGCAAGAATCTGCTTTCTTCCCAGTTGATTACCATTCTCGCTTTGGTGCCGATTTTCGCTTTTAGAGAAGTGGAGGGCAAAATGTTCTCGCCTTTGGCTTATACTTTTGGTTTTGCATTGTTGGGAGCTTTGATTATGTCTTTGACTTTAGTGCCGGCAATGGTCAGCTTCTTCCTCAATAAGGATGTGAAAGAAAAGGACAATTTCTTTGTGAGAAATGTCCATAAGTGGACGTACAATGTATTTGTTGGCGCTTTTAGAAAGAAGAAGCTTACGTTCACTATTGCTTTGGCTATATTAGTTGGAGGAATGGGTGCTGCAACGAAACTTGGAACGGAGTTTTTGCCTCAGCTTAATGAGGGAGCGATTTACATCCGTGCGATGATGCCGATAAGTACCAATCTGACGAAATCCCACGAGTATACAGAAGAAATTCGTCAGGTGATAAGATCGTTTCCTGAAGTAAAATCTGTATTGTCTCAGACAGGACGACCTAATGACGGAACAGATCCTACAGGTTTTTTTAACATTGAAATGCATGCTGAGCTATTTAAGCCGGAGGATTGGGAACGAGACATTTCCAAGGCCGAGCTTATCGAGGAAATGCAGCAAAAGTTGGAGAAGTTTCAAGGAGTGAATTTTAATTTTTCCCAACCAATTATGGATAATGTGGAGGAATCCGTTTCAGGAGTGAAGGGAGCGATTGCATTGAAAATATTTGGCAGAGATATCTTCGAGCTTGAAGCTTTGGCTAACGAAGCTAGAGTAGCTTTGAGCGATGTGGAAGGCATTGAGGACCTTAGAGTTGTGCCTTTGGGCGGTCAGCCTGAATTGCAGATAGACTTGAGCCAAGATAAGATGGCGCTCTATGGAGTGCAAACAAGCGACGCTCAAAGCGTGATAGAAATGGCTATTGGTGGTAAGGCAGCGACTCAACTTTATGAAGGAGAGAAGAAATTCGACATACGCGTCCGTTACCAAGAAGATTATCGCAAGAGCGCGAAGGAAATCGGAGATATCTTAGTGCCTACATTGAGAGGTTCGAAGATCCGACTGAAGGAAATCGCTGAGATAAAGAATGTGACTGGTCCGGCTTTCGTATTTAGAAGCGATAATGAAAGATTCGCCGCATTGACATTTTCTGTAAGAGGAAGGGATTTGGGTAGTACTATTGCCGAAGCCCAAGAAGTGTTTGGTGAAAAAGTTCAATTGAAGCAAGGAATGCATGCTAGTTGGAATGGCGAGTTTGAAAGCCAGGTAAGAGCTCAGAAGACGCTTAAGCAAGTAGTGCCGGTAGTATTTGTGTTGATCTTTATTGTATTGCTGACTACGTTTGGCAATGCGAAGGATGCAGGGCTTGTGATGCTGAATGTGCCGTTTGCATTGGTTGGAGGAATCTTTGGCTTGCACTTGTTTGGCGTTAACTTCAGTATTTCGGCAGGAGTTGGTTTTATTGCTTTGTTTGGTATATGTGTGCAAAATGGAGTGATATTGCTGTCGAAGTTCAAGTCCAATTTGCAAGAGCGGATGAGTTTGGACGAGGCGATTAGAAATGGAATTGATTCCAGAATCAGACCTGTGTTGATGACAGCTACGACATCGTTTATTGGTTTGATACCAGCAAGTTTATCTACGGGAATTGGCTCCGAGTCTCAGAAGCCATTAGCGATCGTTATTGTAGTGGGGATCATGACGGCCACGATATTGACTCTGTTTGTGTTTCCATTGATCTTTGAATTTTTCTATAAGAATAAATATAAAAGTCAAGAAAACAAGCAGAAGCCAGATCTTGAAAAACAACTGGCTTGATAATTTGAAATAAATATTAAAGTAAATTGAAAGCTTGCTTAAAATGGCAAGCTTTTTTCTTTTTTTAAAGAATAGGGGTTACCAAAATCTTATTAACTGTATATACTATCATAGAGGATAATATTTTTTTGTTTGCCTGAAATAATCATTTTAAATAGTGCTTGTTTCTTCATTTTTAGCATTAAATAGATCAAATATTTTGGGTTAAAGAAAAGCGAAAATGCTTCAAGTTCCATGGAAGCGATTTCGCTTTTTTTGTTTTTATTATTTGTTGCAAGAAGTAATTTGCACTTAATCTCTTTACTTTTTTCTGATAATCAGAATATTGTGAAATTCACAATACCGTGTGTATTGTAGATGATGATTTTCTTCGTTCTATATAATGAATGGATTTATTTTGAAATTATCATATATCACACGATGA
The Aureibacter tunicatorum DNA segment above includes these coding regions:
- a CDS encoding CusA/CzcA family heavy metal efflux RND transporter, yielding MHKFVKSIISFSLQNRFFIFFMTGVLIVAGLLSFKNTPIEAFPDVTNPKVVIISQWPGRSAEEIEKFISIPIEIELNSVPGKTNIRSISLFGLSVVTVSFGDGVDEFKARQLVANRLMNVDMPEDIVAEMQPSYGPTGEIFRYTLQSDTKTVRELKTLQDWVIERRLRAVPGIADVVSFGGEVKTYEVSADPVKMAQYGITALELYEALANSNINVGGDIIERNNQAYVVRGMGLLNDIEEIENVIVDKIDDTPILVKNVAKVFENHMPMLGIVGVNGEDKVDKSNLVQGIVVMRKGENPGIVIDRLKDKIEQLERDVLPDDVKMVTFYDRSNLIEYTTSTVLKNLFEGIFFVIIFVMLFMADWRTTFMVSIIIPLSLLFALVCMRIQGMSANLLSLGAIDFGIIVDGAVVMVEGLFVVLDRKAKKLGMDKYNKLSKLGIIKKSGSMLGKNLLSSQLITILALVPIFAFREVEGKMFSPLAYTFGFALLGALIMSLTLVPAMVSFFLNKDVKEKDNFFVRNVHKWTYNVFVGAFRKKKLTFTIALAILVGGMGAATKLGTEFLPQLNEGAIYIRAMMPISTNLTKSHEYTEEIRQVIRSFPEVKSVLSQTGRPNDGTDPTGFFNIEMHAELFKPEDWERDISKAELIEEMQQKLEKFQGVNFNFSQPIMDNVEESVSGVKGAIALKIFGRDIFELEALANEARVALSDVEGIEDLRVVPLGGQPELQIDLSQDKMALYGVQTSDAQSVIEMAIGGKAATQLYEGEKKFDIRVRYQEDYRKSAKEIGDILVPTLRGSKIRLKEIAEIKNVTGPAFVFRSDNERFAALTFSVRGRDLGSTIAEAQEVFGEKVQLKQGMHASWNGEFESQVRAQKTLKQVVPVVFVLIFIVLLTTFGNAKDAGLVMLNVPFALVGGIFGLHLFGVNFSISAGVGFIALFGICVQNGVILLSKFKSNLQERMSLDEAIRNGIDSRIRPVLMTATTSFIGLIPASLSTGIGSESQKPLAIVIVVGIMTATILTLFVFPLIFEFFYKNKYKSQENKQKPDLEKQLA
- a CDS encoding TolC family protein, which encodes MKYIMTAVMWLGIHAMVIAEERMTLSLPQAEKIFLEQNLDLIAREFDISIADAEILQAKLWPNPELRLEFAAYDLEDKKFFQTGDRAQRMVELMQTVKLGGKIKKNVAVKEVEKEIAQVEFYDFMRELKNILRVTFAQSYFQSQMVGIYEEGISPLSNLIQSYKDEYNKGNISKAELTRLRFLLTSLQKEQLDLKNELVEQNSELKLLLNLNPNVDLELVFDEERYGLNLLETINQEDYVAQAFENRFDYKATELEKKLAGAIIKAEKAEAIPDLEIGMLYDRRGSFQADYFGLQMNIDLPIFDRNQGNIAAAKMLYEQKQVELEASGKRIESETLQAYQILKNNEQLYFELDKELGEDASLVMQGIVDNFKLNHLSLLEFIDFFESYKDNYDQFLQVKYGLFDSMQQVNYATGKDFFTF
- a CDS encoding L-dopachrome tautomerase-related protein; the encoded protein is MKIRPNAFFQAFAFCACFFIVSIVYGQKPVRLAKFKGMQVTGITVSSSGRIFANFPRWRKDVPVSVVEVSPIDGSYSDYPDTDFNRWKIGDKPEDIFMAVQSVIAHENNLYVLDTRNPLFEGVVDAPRIFVFDLRDNQLIKTYKLSEGVFHKDSYINDLRVDNELGKIYMTDSGHAGLVILDMKSGKNFRVLDNHYSTKAEANFLTIDGKKWKNTVHSDGIALDEKKGKLYYHSLTGYSLYAVDTESLAENSPALGEKVELVSKTPAPDGMIFDKKGNLYFADLEHHSIKYLTPRGKIKTLYKGKKVRWADTFSIFEDYLYYTNSRIHEADGDISDMYFSIYKIKLP
- a CDS encoding efflux RND transporter periplasmic adaptor subunit — its product is MKSLQYILLAVAAVILMSCGGEKEVSNDVSLDFSSNEKVTISQAMEKNYKEELFFKGKIEALPALNFEIPSTVSGKVIWSDLNIGDPVKKGQRLASIYSYEMADFQKEIKASKAVLEREKREFTAAESMHASGLISAAEFEAAKAEFVEAKSEYDKNMQQARLYGDNGQATFHINSPVDGVIVTKNIRKGQRVTESFEESAFVVADLSQVRVKLNVFESDIRKIKKGSQVMLSTLADSETVIVGYIDRISSVLDPESKVMSAYLTLDNPDRNLIPEMFVMAKVQELEGKMLTAVPSKAVIFDQDKNFVVKTDGKDYEIAEVKLKGEQNSEYFIEGLASGEAVVSAEALMVYTAIKQAS